In Solanum pennellii chromosome 7, SPENNV200, the following are encoded in one genomic region:
- the LOC107025516 gene encoding nudix hydrolase 2-like: MDSFEEASIDMKMEIFEAIEDNYGGVIVNMKKEESMDFLKFHTMLKASISHWRIKGKKGVWIKLPIELAHLVDAAVKEGFWYHHAEATYLMLVYWIPREIPHTFPANASHRIGIGAFVLDQDGQVLVVKEKSGNMTGTWKLPTGVVDEGEDLCMAAVREVKEETGIETEFVELLAFRQSHKSFFGKSDLFFICMLKPLNFTINKQDAEIEEAKWMSMEEYASQSKVNQSELSKMIANICIAKKEEQYTGFSALITTSGHSAKKCYLYSNNI; encoded by the exons ATGGATTCTTTTGAAGAGGCATCAATTGACATGAAAATGGAAATATTTGAGGCAATTGAAGATAATTATGGAGGAGTTATTGTGAACATGAAGAAAGAAGAGTCTATggattttcttaaatttcatactATGCTCAAGGCTTCCATTTCTCATTGGAGGATAAAg GGAAAGAAGGGTGTTTGGATTAAGTTACCTATAGAACTTGCTCATCTTGTTGATGCAGCAGTAAAG GAGGGATTTTGGTATCATCATGCAGAGGCAACATATTTGATGCTTGTTTATTGGATTCCTCGTGAAATTCCTCATACTTTTCCTGCTAATGCTTCTCATCGTATTGGTATCGGTGCTTTCGTCCTCGATCAAGATGGACAG GTACTTGTAGTTAAAGAGAAATCTGGAAATATGACTGGGACCTGGAAGCTTCCTACTGGTGTTGTTGATgag GGGGAGGATCTATGTATGGCAGCCGTTAGAGAAGTGAAAGAAGAGACAGGA attgaGACAGAATTTGTTGAACTTCTTGCCTTTAG ACAAAGTCACAAATCATTCTTTGGAAAATCAGATTTGTTCTTCATATGCATGTTGAAACCACTTAATTTCACTATCAACAAGCAAGATGCTGAGATTGAGGAAGCtaag tggaTGTCAATGGAAGAATATGCAAGTCAATCAAAGGTGAACCAAAGTGAACTCTCTAAAATGATAGCCAATATATGTATAGCCAAGAAAGAGGAACAATACACTGGCTTCTCTGCTCTTATTACAACTAGTGGACATTCTGCCAAGAAGTGCTATTTATACTCTAATAATATATAG